The following proteins are encoded in a genomic region of Candidatus Neomarinimicrobiota bacterium:
- the rdgB gene encoding RdgB/HAM1 family non-canonical purine NTP pyrophosphatase, with protein MKVIIATRNVDKGAELKSLLEECGIEGETLNEFDADGTIPEIEETGVTLEENAFIKAREVHNLTNMPVIADDTGLEVDALDGAPGAYSARYAGDGCTYEDNVNKLIQSLNGIASERRSARFRTVACFVEKERELSAEGSVEGVIVENPTGEQGFGYDPVFYIPQLGKTYAELTKDEKNQYSHRGKAIRELTSRLA; from the coding sequence ATGAAGGTTATTATTGCCACGAGAAATGTTGATAAAGGAGCGGAACTCAAATCGCTCCTTGAGGAGTGCGGAATTGAAGGTGAAACATTGAACGAGTTCGATGCAGATGGGACGATTCCTGAGATTGAGGAGACAGGCGTTACTTTAGAGGAGAACGCATTCATCAAAGCGAGAGAGGTGCATAATCTGACGAACATGCCCGTCATCGCGGACGATACAGGTCTCGAGGTAGATGCCCTGGATGGAGCGCCGGGTGCCTATTCCGCCCGCTATGCCGGCGACGGCTGCACTTATGAGGACAACGTGAACAAACTTATTCAAAGCTTGAACGGAATAGCGTCAGAGCGCCGGTCCGCGCGTTTCAGGACAGTGGCCTGTTTCGTCGAGAAGGAGAGGGAACTCTCGGCGGAAGGTTCCGTAGAAGGAGTAATTGTGGAAAATCCCACTGGCGAACAAGGCTTTGGTTATGATCCAGTTTTCTATATTCCGCAGCTCGGCAAAACATATGCGGAGCTCACTAAAGATGAGAAGAATCAATATAGTCACCGAGGTAAGGCAATCCGGGAACTGACGTCACGACTGGCTTAA